Proteins encoded within one genomic window of Sphaerotilus montanus:
- a CDS encoding biotin/lipoyl-binding protein has protein sequence MEAPLHSAQWFRVAGLRPRLDEQAAVQRMAVRGAVWQVLTRPDGTRSVRLNATAWATIGRCDGRHTLQRLWEMALAELRDDVPTQDELLGLLARLHRAGLMSFDRQPDFGAPSPDAAADRTTADAEAPRQSLLAWRIPFGCPDAAFGWLAARLRWLFTPAALLLWLLGVGAALVAAWPHTAALSAQLRDGLGTPRGLAWAWLAYPVMKVLHEVGHGVAIRHWGARVPQWGVTLLMGTPVPFVDASATAALPSRRQRAVVAAAGILVELTLVALALGVALVVQPGALRDLALVVVAIGGLSSLLVNANPLMRFDGYHLLCDLADLPNLALRSASHWLHALRRCVLRMPGEAPIVPLPGETPWLWAYAPAALAMRWSVALGMGWWLASVSSVLGALAALYFGWTLVGQPLRALGRWLTGWSLAPAERRRAGWSIATLALCVLGPALAVPLPDAALAQGVLWPPEDALVRTQTAGFVDAVLVTEGQAVQRGDPLLRLAAPTLLAERERLASRIEALQADRFQALRQDKAQLAAVDHALQAAEAERAQTEEQIAGLTVRAQAGGRVHLTGTDDLPGRWLVRGALLGHVDTGAPGRVRVVVAQADAAVITAHRGPVDVWLIGSAAPPMRGTLVGTPSGGGAPLPSAALGERHGGGIATDPADPQGLKPAQPVLQADVRLAQATGERIGARAWVRFEQGRAPLAWQAARALQQQLLHHLSPQP, from the coding sequence ATGGAGGCGCCGCTGCACAGTGCGCAGTGGTTCCGCGTGGCCGGGCTGCGGCCGCGGCTGGACGAACAGGCTGCCGTGCAGCGCATGGCCGTGCGGGGCGCGGTCTGGCAGGTGCTGACCCGCCCGGACGGCACGCGCAGCGTGCGCCTGAACGCCACCGCCTGGGCGACGATCGGCCGCTGCGATGGCCGCCACACCCTGCAGCGCCTGTGGGAGATGGCGCTGGCCGAGCTGCGCGACGACGTGCCGACGCAGGACGAGCTGCTCGGCCTGCTGGCCCGCCTGCACCGCGCCGGCCTGATGAGCTTTGACCGGCAGCCCGACTTCGGCGCGCCGTCGCCTGACGCTGCCGCCGACCGCACCACCGCGGATGCAGAGGCGCCGCGGCAGTCGCTGCTGGCGTGGCGCATTCCCTTCGGTTGTCCGGACGCGGCGTTCGGCTGGCTGGCCGCGCGCCTGCGCTGGCTGTTCACGCCCGCCGCGCTGCTGCTGTGGCTGTTGGGCGTGGGCGCCGCGCTGGTCGCCGCCTGGCCGCACACGGCCGCGCTGTCGGCGCAGCTGCGCGATGGCCTGGGCACGCCCCGCGGCCTGGCCTGGGCGTGGCTGGCCTACCCGGTGATGAAGGTGCTGCACGAAGTGGGGCATGGCGTGGCGATCCGGCACTGGGGCGCGCGCGTGCCGCAGTGGGGCGTGACGCTGCTGATGGGCACGCCGGTGCCGTTTGTGGACGCGTCGGCCACCGCCGCGCTGCCGAGCCGCCGCCAGCGGGCGGTGGTGGCCGCGGCGGGCATCCTGGTCGAGTTGACGCTGGTGGCACTGGCCCTCGGGGTGGCGCTGGTGGTGCAGCCGGGCGCGCTGCGCGATCTGGCGCTGGTGGTGGTGGCGATCGGCGGGCTGTCGTCGCTGCTGGTGAATGCCAATCCGCTGATGCGCTTCGATGGCTACCACCTGCTGTGCGATCTGGCGGACCTGCCGAATCTGGCGCTGCGCAGCGCGTCGCACTGGCTGCACGCCCTGCGCCGCTGCGTGCTGCGGATGCCGGGCGAGGCGCCGATCGTGCCGCTGCCGGGAGAGACGCCGTGGCTGTGGGCCTACGCGCCGGCGGCGCTGGCGATGCGCTGGAGCGTGGCGCTGGGCATGGGCTGGTGGCTCGCCTCGGTGTCCTCGGTGCTGGGTGCGCTGGCGGCGCTGTACTTCGGCTGGACGCTGGTCGGGCAGCCGCTGCGGGCGCTGGGGCGCTGGCTGACGGGCTGGTCGCTGGCGCCGGCCGAGCGGCGGCGGGCCGGCTGGTCGATCGCGACACTGGCGCTGTGCGTGCTGGGGCCGGCGCTGGCCGTGCCGCTGCCGGACGCCGCGCTGGCGCAAGGCGTGCTGTGGCCGCCGGAAGACGCGCTGGTCCGCACGCAGACCGCCGGGTTTGTCGACGCCGTGCTGGTCACGGAAGGCCAGGCCGTGCAGCGTGGCGACCCGCTGCTGCGCCTGGCCGCGCCCACGCTGCTGGCCGAGCGCGAACGCCTCGCCAGCCGCATCGAGGCGCTGCAGGCCGACCGGTTCCAGGCGCTGCGGCAGGACAAGGCGCAGCTTGCGGCGGTCGACCACGCGCTGCAGGCCGCCGAGGCCGAACGGGCGCAGACCGAGGAACAGATCGCTGGCCTCACCGTGCGCGCACAGGCCGGTGGCCGGGTGCACCTGACCGGCACGGACGATCTGCCCGGCCGCTGGCTGGTGCGTGGCGCGCTGCTCGGGCATGTCGACACCGGCGCACCCGGCCGGGTGCGCGTGGTCGTCGCGCAGGCGGATGCGGCTGTCATCACCGCCCACCGGGGCCCGGTCGACGTCTGGCTGATCGGCTCGGCCGCGCCGCCGATGCGCGGGACGCTGGTCGGCACGCCGTCCGGTGGCGGCGCACCGCTGCCGAGCGCGGCGCTGGGCGAGCGTCACGGCGGCGGCATCGCCACCGATCCGGCCGATCCGCAGGGACTGAAACCCGCGCAGCCCGTGCTGCAGGCCGATGTGCGGCTGGCGCAGGCCACCGGCGAGCGCATCGGCGCCCGCGCCTGGGTGCGCTTCGAGCAGGGCCGCGCCCCGTTGGCCTGGCAGGCCGCACGGGCCCTGCAGCAGCAACTGCTACACCACCTCTCCCCGCAGCCATGA
- the rpsL gene encoding 30S ribosomal protein S12: MPTINQLVRHGREVEVTKSKSPAMQNCPQRRGVCTRVYTTTPKKPNSALRKVAKVRLTNGFEVISYIGGEGHNLQEHSVVLVRGGRVKDLPGVRYHIVRGSLDLQGVKDRKQSRSKYGAKRPKNTKAK, from the coding sequence ATGCCAACCATCAACCAGCTCGTGCGCCACGGCCGTGAGGTCGAAGTCACGAAGTCCAAGTCGCCTGCGATGCAGAATTGCCCGCAGCGCCGCGGTGTCTGCACCCGCGTCTACACCACGACCCCGAAGAAGCCGAACTCGGCACTCCGGAAAGTCGCCAAGGTGCGCCTGACCAACGGGTTCGAGGTCATCTCGTACATCGGCGGTGAAGGCCACAACCTCCAGGAACACTCGGTCGTGCTCGTGCGCGGCGGTCGTGTGAAGGATCTGCCGGGTGTGCGTTACCACATCGTGCGCGGCTCCCTCGACCTGCAGGGCGTCAAGGACCGCAAGCAATCGCGCTCCAAGTACGGCGCGAAGCGTCCGAAGAACACCAAGGCCAAATAA
- the fusA gene encoding elongation factor G — MARQTPIERYRNIGISAHIDAGKTTTTERILFYTGVNHKIGEVHDGAATMDWMEQEQERGITITSAATTCFWKGMDRSLPEHRINIIDTPGHVDFTIEVERSMRVLDGACMVYCAVGGVQPQSETVWRQANKYKVPRLAFVNKMDRTGANFFKVVEQMKTRLRANPVPVVVPIGAEEGFKGVVDLLKMKAIFWDEDSQGMKFDYADIPADLVSVAAEWREKMVEAAAEATEELMNKYLETGDLTEDEIKLALRTRTIACEIQPMLCGSAFKNKGVQRMLDALIDFMPSPIDIPPVEGTDEDDQPTSRRADDSEKFAALAFKLMTDPFVGQLTFVRVYSGVLQSGASVFNPIKGKKERIGRILQMHANQREEIKEILAGDIAACVGLKFVTTGETLCDPDAIITLEKMVFPEPVISQAVEPKTKADQEKMGIALGRLAAEDPSFRVRTDEESGQTIISGMGELHLEIIVDRMKREFGVEANVGKPQVAYRETIRDKVTEVEGKFVRQSGGKGQYGHVVLTIEPQEPGKGFEFVDAIKGGVVPREFIPAVEKGLIDTLPNGVLAGFPVVDVKVTLTFGSYHDVDSNENAFKMAASIGFKDGCRKAKPVILEPMMAVEVETPEDYAGSVMGDLSSRRGMVQGMDDIPGGGKTIKAEVPLSEMFGYSTTLRSMSQGRATYTMEFKHYAEAPRNVAEQIITARSK, encoded by the coding sequence ATGGCTCGCCAGACCCCCATCGAGCGGTACCGCAACATCGGTATCTCGGCCCACATCGACGCCGGCAAAACCACCACCACCGAGCGGATCCTGTTCTACACGGGCGTGAACCACAAGATCGGTGAAGTCCACGATGGCGCGGCCACGATGGACTGGATGGAGCAAGAGCAAGAGCGCGGCATCACCATCACGTCGGCTGCCACGACCTGCTTCTGGAAGGGCATGGACCGCTCCCTGCCGGAACACCGCATCAACATCATCGACACCCCCGGACACGTGGACTTCACCATCGAAGTCGAACGTTCGATGCGCGTGCTCGACGGTGCCTGCATGGTGTACTGCGCAGTCGGTGGCGTGCAGCCGCAGTCCGAGACTGTCTGGCGCCAGGCCAACAAGTACAAGGTTCCCCGCCTCGCGTTCGTGAACAAGATGGACCGTACCGGTGCCAACTTCTTCAAGGTCGTCGAGCAGATGAAGACGCGTCTGCGCGCGAACCCGGTGCCCGTCGTGGTGCCGATCGGTGCAGAAGAAGGCTTCAAGGGCGTGGTCGACCTGCTGAAGATGAAGGCCATCTTCTGGGACGAAGACTCCCAGGGCATGAAGTTCGACTACGCGGACATCCCGGCCGACCTGGTCTCCGTCGCTGCCGAATGGCGCGAGAAGATGGTCGAAGCGGCCGCCGAAGCGACCGAAGAGCTGATGAACAAGTATCTCGAAACCGGTGACCTCACCGAAGACGAGATCAAGCTGGCCCTGCGCACGCGCACCATCGCCTGCGAAATCCAGCCGATGCTGTGCGGCAGCGCGTTCAAGAACAAGGGCGTGCAGCGCATGCTCGACGCGCTCATCGACTTCATGCCGTCGCCGATCGACATCCCGCCGGTCGAAGGCACCGATGAAGACGACCAGCCGACCAGCCGCCGTGCCGACGACAGCGAGAAGTTCGCTGCGCTGGCATTCAAGCTGATGACCGACCCGTTCGTCGGCCAGCTGACCTTCGTGCGCGTGTACTCGGGCGTGCTGCAGTCCGGCGCTTCCGTCTTCAACCCCATCAAGGGCAAGAAGGAACGCATCGGCCGCATCCTGCAGATGCACGCCAACCAGCGCGAAGAAATCAAGGAAATTCTGGCCGGTGACATCGCCGCCTGCGTGGGCCTGAAGTTCGTGACCACGGGCGAGACCCTGTGCGATCCGGACGCGATCATCACGCTGGAAAAGATGGTGTTCCCGGAGCCGGTGATCTCGCAGGCTGTCGAGCCGAAGACCAAGGCCGACCAGGAAAAGATGGGCATCGCGCTGGGCCGTCTGGCTGCAGAAGATCCTTCGTTCCGCGTCCGCACCGACGAGGAATCGGGCCAGACCATCATTTCCGGCATGGGCGAGCTGCACCTGGAAATCATCGTCGACCGCATGAAGCGCGAATTCGGCGTGGAAGCCAACGTCGGCAAGCCGCAGGTCGCCTACCGCGAAACGATCCGCGACAAGGTCACCGAAGTCGAAGGCAAGTTCGTGCGCCAGTCGGGCGGCAAGGGCCAGTACGGCCACGTCGTGCTGACCATCGAGCCGCAGGAGCCGGGCAAGGGCTTCGAGTTCGTCGACGCCATCAAGGGCGGCGTGGTGCCGCGCGAGTTCATCCCCGCGGTGGAAAAGGGCCTGATCGACACGCTGCCGAACGGCGTGCTGGCCGGCTTCCCGGTGGTCGACGTCAAGGTGACGCTGACCTTCGGTTCGTACCACGACGTGGACTCGAACGAAAACGCGTTCAAGATGGCCGCCTCGATCGGTTTCAAGGACGGCTGCCGCAAGGCCAAGCCGGTGATCCTGGAGCCGATGATGGCCGTCGAAGTCGAGACCCCGGAAGACTACGCCGGCTCGGTGATGGGCGATCTGTCCAGCCGCCGCGGCATGGTCCAGGGCATGGACGACATCCCTGGCGGTGGCAAGACCATCAAGGCCGAAGTGCCGCTGTCGGAAATGTTCGGCTACTCGACCACGCTGCGTTCGATGTCGCAAGGCCGTGCCACGTACACGATGGAGTTCAAGCACTACGCTGAAGCTCCGCGCAACGTCGCCGAGCAGATCATCACGGCGCGTTCGAAGTAA
- a CDS encoding alpha-hydroxy acid oxidase, translating into MSPSVPFATSIEDLRSQAQRRIPRMFYDYVDAGSWTEGTYRANTERLRDIRLCQRVAVNLDGRHVRSTMLGQPVAMPVALGPAGLAGMMHPDGEIHAARAAEAFGVPFALSTMSICSIEDVAAATTKPFWFQLYLLRDRGFSASLIERAKAARCSALILTLDAPVLGRRYKDVRNGLSTAPQWYRPRVLMDFVRHPRWCMDMLKTNRRVFGNIVGHAPGADDIAKMSDWKHLEVDSSLTWDDIEWVRRQWGGPLILKGLMDPADARRAAQMGVAAIVVSNHGGRQLDGTPTTIEALPRMVEAVRAVPGAATEVWMDSGIRSGQDVLKALALGAQATLIGRAYLYGLAAQGQAGVTRCLEILAEDLELSMALCGHVRVGTLDRSVLVAETCPT; encoded by the coding sequence GTGAGTCCGTCCGTGCCGTTTGCCACCTCCATCGAAGACCTGCGCAGCCAGGCGCAGCGCCGCATCCCGCGCATGTTCTACGACTACGTGGACGCGGGCTCCTGGACCGAAGGCACCTACCGCGCCAACACCGAGCGCCTGCGCGACATCCGACTCTGCCAGCGCGTGGCGGTCAACCTGGACGGCCGCCATGTGCGCTCGACGATGCTGGGCCAGCCGGTGGCGATGCCAGTGGCGCTCGGGCCGGCCGGGCTGGCGGGGATGATGCACCCGGACGGCGAGATCCATGCCGCGCGCGCTGCCGAGGCCTTCGGCGTGCCCTTCGCGCTGTCGACGATGAGCATCTGCTCGATCGAGGACGTGGCCGCGGCGACCACGAAACCGTTCTGGTTCCAGCTCTACCTGCTGCGCGACCGCGGCTTCTCGGCCAGCCTGATCGAGCGGGCGAAGGCGGCGCGCTGCTCGGCGCTGATCCTCACGCTGGACGCACCCGTGCTGGGCCGCCGCTACAAGGATGTGCGCAACGGCCTGAGCACGGCGCCGCAGTGGTACCGGCCGCGGGTGCTGATGGACTTCGTGCGCCATCCGCGCTGGTGCATGGACATGCTGAAGACGAACCGGCGGGTCTTCGGCAACATCGTCGGCCACGCGCCCGGCGCAGACGACATTGCCAAGATGTCCGACTGGAAGCACCTCGAAGTCGACTCCAGCCTGACCTGGGACGACATCGAGTGGGTGCGCCGGCAGTGGGGCGGGCCGCTGATCCTCAAGGGCCTGATGGACCCGGCCGACGCCCGCCGCGCGGCGCAGATGGGGGTGGCGGCCATCGTCGTCTCCAACCACGGCGGTCGGCAGCTCGACGGCACGCCCACCACGATCGAGGCGCTGCCCCGGATGGTCGAGGCCGTGCGGGCGGTGCCGGGTGCGGCCACCGAGGTCTGGATGGACAGCGGCATCCGCAGCGGCCAGGACGTGCTCAAGGCGCTGGCCCTGGGCGCGCAGGCGACGCTGATCGGCCGCGCCTACCTCTACGGCCTCGCCGCGCAAGGGCAGGCCGGCGTCACCCGCTGCCTGGAAATCCTGGCGGAGGATCTGGAGCTGTCGATGGCCCTGTGCGGCCATGTGCGCGTGGGCACGCTCGACCGCAGCGTGCTGGTCGCCGAGACCTGCCCGACCTGA
- a CDS encoding alpha-hydroxy acid oxidase produces the protein MTVITCIEDLRQLAERRVPRMFYDYADSGSWTEGTYRDNEQAFQRIKLRQRVAVNMDNRSTAVKMIGLDAKMPVAIAPVGLTGMQHADGEIHAARAAEKFGIPFTLSTMSICSIEDIAQNTTAPFWFQLYMMRDREAMARMIERARAAKCSALVLTLDLQVIGQRHKDLKNGLTAPPRPTLKNIVNLMTKPRWCLGMAGTKRHTFRNLVGHVKGVSDMRSLSAWTNEQFDPRLSWADVAWVKERWGGKLILKGIQDVVDAELAVASGADAIVVSNHGGRQLDGAQASIEALPAIVAAVGSRIEVWMDGGIRSGQDVLKAWALGARGTMIGRAMVYGLGAMGEAGVTKALQILHKELDVTMAFTGHTQLTQVDRSILVPGTIPR, from the coding sequence ATGACCGTCATCACCTGCATCGAAGACCTGCGCCAGCTCGCCGAGCGCCGCGTGCCCCGCATGTTCTACGACTACGCCGATTCCGGCTCGTGGACCGAAGGCACCTACCGCGACAACGAACAGGCCTTCCAGCGCATCAAGCTGCGCCAGCGCGTGGCGGTCAACATGGACAACCGCAGCACCGCGGTGAAGATGATCGGCCTCGACGCGAAGATGCCGGTGGCGATTGCCCCTGTCGGCCTGACCGGCATGCAGCACGCCGACGGCGAGATCCACGCCGCGCGCGCCGCCGAGAAGTTCGGCATCCCCTTCACGCTGTCGACGATGAGCATCTGCTCGATCGAGGACATCGCCCAGAACACCACTGCACCCTTCTGGTTTCAGCTCTACATGATGCGCGACCGCGAGGCGATGGCCCGCATGATCGAGCGCGCCCGCGCCGCGAAATGCAGCGCGCTGGTGCTCACGCTGGACCTGCAGGTCATCGGCCAGCGCCACAAGGACCTCAAGAACGGCCTGACCGCCCCGCCGCGCCCGACGCTCAAGAACATCGTCAACCTGATGACCAAGCCGCGCTGGTGCCTGGGGATGGCCGGCACGAAGCGCCACACCTTCCGCAACCTGGTCGGCCATGTGAAGGGCGTCAGCGACATGCGCTCGCTGTCGGCGTGGACCAACGAGCAGTTCGATCCGCGGCTGTCGTGGGCGGACGTGGCCTGGGTCAAGGAGCGCTGGGGCGGCAAGCTGATCCTGAAGGGCATCCAGGATGTCGTGGACGCGGAACTCGCGGTGGCCAGCGGCGCCGACGCGATCGTCGTCAGCAACCACGGTGGCCGCCAGCTCGACGGCGCGCAGGCGAGCATCGAGGCGCTGCCAGCCATCGTCGCGGCGGTGGGTTCGCGGATCGAGGTCTGGATGGACGGCGGCATCCGCAGCGGCCAGGACGTGCTCAAGGCCTGGGCGCTCGGCGCCCGCGGCACGATGATCGGCCGCGCCATGGTCTACGGCCTCGGCGCGATGGGCGAGGCGGGCGTCACCAAGGCCTTGCAGATCCTGCACAAGGAACTCGACGTGACGATGGCGTTCACCGGCCACACCCAGCTGACCCAGGTGGACCGCAGCATCCTCGTGCCCGGTACGATTCCGCGGTAA
- the rpsG gene encoding 30S ribosomal protein S7 → MPRRREVPKREILPDPKFGSVDLSKFMNVVMESGKKAVAERIIYGALEQVEKKAGKEPLEIFMTALNNVKPMVEVKSRRVGGANYQVPVEVRPVRRMALAMRWLKESARKRSEKSMAQRLCNELLEASEGRGGAMKKRDEVHRMAEANKAFSHFRF, encoded by the coding sequence ATGCCACGTCGCCGCGAAGTACCCAAGCGCGAGATCCTGCCTGATCCGAAGTTCGGATCCGTTGACCTGTCCAAGTTCATGAACGTCGTCATGGAATCGGGCAAGAAGGCTGTTGCAGAACGCATCATCTACGGTGCCCTGGAACAGGTCGAGAAGAAGGCCGGCAAGGAGCCGCTCGAAATCTTCATGACCGCGCTGAACAACGTCAAGCCGATGGTCGAAGTCAAGTCCCGCCGTGTCGGCGGTGCGAACTACCAAGTTCCCGTGGAAGTTCGCCCTGTCCGCCGGATGGCCCTGGCCATGCGTTGGCTGAAGGAATCCGCCCGCAAGCGCAGCGAGAAGTCGATGGCACAGCGTCTGTGCAACGAACTGCTCGAAGCCAGCGAAGGCCGCGGCGGCGCGATGAAGAAGCGCGACGAAGTGCACCGCATGGCAGAAGCCAACAAGGCGTTCTCGCACTTCCGTTTCTGA
- a CDS encoding LysR substrate-binding domain-containing protein: protein MFHAADPSDVRFPSIEGLRAFEAVARLGSCERAADELAVTASAISKRVATLEDLLGTPLFSRSLRALSLTAAGREYLEQVRIALGLLAAVPLHRRQAQRVQRLRVSSPPTFARQILVPALADYTAAHPEVELEIVLSIPYIDGGQADADVEIRNGDAAAAGVDPLMEDVLVPLAAPGLLARLAPITVPADLAQAPLLRTPLEPWTPWFRAAGLDWHEPTQGPRLVDLGLTLEAAVCGQGVALARPSLARHWLRSGALVPLFRTTARPAHLYYAVAHSAHEPAFGFIDWLAAVATELADEATQELLSRPA from the coding sequence ATGTTCCATGCAGCCGATCCCTCCGATGTCCGATTCCCCTCGATCGAGGGTCTGCGTGCGTTCGAGGCCGTGGCGCGGCTCGGTTCGTGCGAGCGCGCGGCGGATGAACTGGCCGTCACGGCGAGCGCCATCTCGAAGCGGGTGGCCACGCTCGAAGACCTGCTGGGCACCCCGCTGTTCAGCCGCAGCCTGCGTGCCCTGTCGCTGACCGCCGCCGGCCGCGAGTACCTGGAGCAGGTGCGCATCGCGCTGGGCCTGCTGGCCGCCGTGCCGCTGCACCGCCGGCAGGCGCAGCGGGTGCAGCGCCTGCGCGTGAGTTCGCCGCCCACCTTCGCGCGCCAGATCCTGGTGCCGGCGCTGGCCGACTACACCGCCGCCCACCCCGAGGTCGAGCTGGAGATCGTGCTGTCGATTCCCTACATCGACGGCGGGCAGGCCGACGCTGATGTCGAGATCCGCAATGGGGATGCGGCGGCGGCCGGCGTCGATCCGCTGATGGAGGATGTGCTGGTGCCGCTGGCCGCACCCGGGCTGCTGGCGCGGCTGGCGCCGATCACCGTGCCGGCCGATCTGGCACAGGCACCGCTGCTGCGCACGCCGCTGGAGCCGTGGACACCGTGGTTCCGCGCCGCCGGGCTGGACTGGCACGAGCCGACCCAGGGGCCGCGTCTCGTGGACCTCGGCCTGACGCTGGAAGCCGCCGTCTGCGGGCAGGGCGTGGCGCTGGCGCGGCCTTCGCTGGCGCGCCACTGGCTGCGCAGCGGGGCACTGGTGCCGCTGTTCCGCACCACGGCCCGGCCGGCGCATCTCTATTACGCGGTGGCCCACAGCGCGCACGAGCCGGCCTTCGGCTTCATCGACTGGCTGGCGGCGGTGGCCACCGAACTGGCCGACGAGGCGACGCAGGAACTTCTTTCCCGTCCAGCCTGA
- a CDS encoding HlyD family efflux transporter periplasmic adaptor subunit — MHALTRPAAVVRPVPPAAAPDTGLPAAGRTALALQAALLGCSSFDEGARVAVRELALRLGFERVSMALARENTLQLVAVSDGSATDAATPARAALLAALGETFDQQAGVVWPEPRGHTGVPRITRAHRALAPSRGDSVAGVPLVVQGALLGALCCERRGGVPVDPDELAMLEQLATCIAPVLALLRDRERPWYQRLQAVATTRTAPWRRVSLVGAVVLALLVLVWPADVHLGGQARLEGAVQRVLAVPADGFVQQVHARPGDSVRAGQVLVELADQDLQLERQRWQSQLAQHQDAWATANARADRAQLVQNQSRIDEAQAQLDLVDTRLQRGRLVAPFDGLVVQGDLSQQLGAPVRQGDALMTLAPGDRFRIIVEVDERDIAQVRVGQTGTLALTALPWQTLPLRVTRISPVAKAVEGRNVFEVEAALPDRPADLRPGLQGHAQIDAGRAANGWRWTRRLVETARLALWAWWG; from the coding sequence ATGCACGCCCTGACCCGTCCTGCTGCTGTTGTCCGCCCCGTGCCGCCCGCCGCTGCGCCGGACACGGGTCTGCCCGCTGCTGGCCGCACCGCGCTGGCGTTGCAGGCGGCGCTGCTGGGCTGTTCGAGTTTCGACGAAGGGGCGCGTGTTGCCGTGCGCGAACTGGCGCTGCGCCTCGGATTCGAGCGGGTCTCGATGGCGCTGGCGCGAGAGAACACCTTGCAGCTGGTGGCGGTGTCCGACGGCTCGGCCACTGACGCGGCCACGCCCGCGCGGGCCGCCTTGCTGGCGGCGCTGGGCGAGACCTTTGACCAGCAGGCCGGCGTCGTCTGGCCGGAGCCGCGGGGCCACACCGGCGTGCCGCGCATCACGCGGGCGCACCGCGCGCTGGCGCCGTCGCGGGGGGATTCGGTGGCCGGCGTGCCGCTGGTGGTGCAGGGCGCCTTGCTGGGCGCGCTGTGCTGCGAGCGCCGTGGTGGCGTGCCGGTCGATCCGGACGAACTGGCGATGCTGGAGCAGCTGGCGACCTGCATCGCGCCGGTGCTGGCGCTGCTGCGCGACCGCGAGCGGCCGTGGTACCAGCGTCTGCAGGCGGTGGCGACGACCCGCACGGCGCCGTGGCGCCGCGTGTCGCTGGTGGGCGCCGTGGTGCTGGCGCTGCTGGTCCTCGTCTGGCCGGCCGACGTGCACCTGGGCGGACAGGCGCGGCTCGAAGGGGCGGTGCAGCGCGTGCTGGCCGTGCCGGCGGACGGGTTCGTGCAGCAGGTCCACGCCCGCCCCGGCGACAGCGTGCGCGCCGGACAGGTGCTGGTGGAACTGGCCGACCAGGATCTGCAGCTCGAACGCCAGCGCTGGCAGAGCCAGCTCGCGCAGCACCAGGACGCCTGGGCCACCGCCAACGCCCGCGCCGACCGCGCCCAGCTCGTGCAGAACCAGAGCCGCATCGACGAGGCGCAGGCCCAGCTCGATCTGGTCGACACCCGCCTGCAGCGCGGCCGGCTGGTGGCGCCCTTCGACGGCCTCGTCGTGCAGGGTGACCTCAGCCAGCAGCTCGGTGCGCCGGTGCGCCAGGGCGACGCGCTGATGACGCTGGCGCCGGGCGACCGCTTCCGCATCATCGTCGAGGTGGACGAGCGCGACATCGCGCAGGTCCGCGTCGGCCAGACCGGCACGCTGGCGCTGACGGCGCTGCCCTGGCAGACGCTGCCGCTGCGGGTCACGCGCATCAGTCCGGTGGCGAAGGCGGTGGAGGGCCGCAATGTGTTCGAGGTCGAGGCTGCCCTGCCGGACCGCCCCGCCGACCTGCGCCCTGGTCTGCAGGGCCACGCGCAGATCGATGCCGGCCGCGCTGCCAACGGCTGGCGCTGGACCCGCCGGCTGGTGGAGACGGCGCGGTTGGCGCTGTGGGCGTGGTGGGGCTGA